A single region of the Raphanus sativus cultivar WK10039 chromosome 1, ASM80110v3, whole genome shotgun sequence genome encodes:
- the LOC108812762 gene encoding serine rich endogenous peptide 13, translating into MAATKTPDIVGFVISFILLLLLVSFQTGVAEAKRNLRQERFLESPLPPTAPIYLPPSKSRRGRGP; encoded by the exons ATGGCTGCCACCAAGACACCAGATATAGTTGGTTTTGTTATCTCTTTCATTCTTCTGCTCTTATTAGTCTCCTTTCAAACTGGAGTCGCCGAGGCTAAACGCAACCTAC GTCAAGAACGGTTTCTAGAGTCCCCTCTCCCTCCCACTGCTCCTATATATCTGCCGCCCTCTAAATCGCGTAGAGGAAGAGGTCCATAA
- the LOC130512340 gene encoding dirigent protein 2-like, with product MAKCFVPLLPILLTILLLAFAVTESKAYSTTTPFEGHKPDKLTHLHFYFHDVITGDKPTAIRVAAPPGTNSSTVSFGVVMIADDPLTEGPDPSSKEVGRAQGMYTSTDMKILSFTMVFNLVFTEGEFNGSTVAMYGRNPIMSKVREMPIIGGTGAFRFARGYAQARTYKLVGLNAVVEYNVFIWH from the coding sequence ATGGCTAAATGTTTTGTGCCTCTTCTTCCTATCTTATTGACTATTCTTCTTCTTGCCTTCGCCGTTACAGAATCCAAAGCATACTCCACAACAACGCCGTTCGAAGGACATAAGCCAGATAAACTCACCCACCTCCACTTCTACTTCCATGACGTAATCACCGGTGACAAACCAACCGCCATAAGAGTCGCTGCGCCCCCTGGAACAAACTCCTCCACAGTCTCATTTGGTGTGGTTATGATAGCCGACGACCCGTTGACAGAGGGACCAGACCCGAGCTCGAAGGAAGTCGGGAGAGCTCAGGGAATGTACACATCTACGGATATGAAAATCTTAAGCTTCACAATGGTCTTTAACTTGGTGTTCACGGAAGGAGAGTTTAACGGCAGCACCGTAGCGATGTATGGACGGAATCCGATAATGTCGAAGGTGAGAGAGATGCCGATCATCGGAGGCACCGGTGCGTTCAGGTTTGCTAGAGGCTATGCACAAGCCAGAACTTATAAACTTGTTGGTTTAAATGCCGTGGTTGAATACAATGTATTCATTTGGCATTAA
- the LOC108854938 gene encoding dirigent protein 2, whose product MAKRFQLILPLFSTILLLAVTAESNSYSKTTPFQGYKPEKLTHLHFYFHDVISGDKPTAIRVTVPPVVNSSAVSSFGVVVIADIPLTEGPDRSSKEIGRAQGMYASTDMNTLSFTMVFNLVFTEGEFNGSTVSMYGRNPIFSKVREFPIIGGTGAFRLARGYAQADTYSISGLDAVVEYNVFVSH is encoded by the coding sequence ATGGCTAAACGTTTTCAGCTTATTCTTCCTCTCTTCTCAACGATTCTTCTTCTTGCCGTCACTGCAGAATCCAACTCTTACTCCAAAACGACTCCGTTTCAAGGATACAAGCCAGAGAAACTCACGCACCTCCACTTCTACTTCCATGACGTAATATCCGGTGACAAACCCACCGCCATAAGAGTCACAGTGCCCCCCGTCGTAAACTCCTCCGCCGTCTCATCATTTGGTGTGGTTGTGATAGCCGACATCCCTTTGACTGAGGGACCCGACCGGAGCTCCAAGGAAATCGGGAGGGCTCAGGGGATGTATGCGTCGACGGATATGAACACCTTAAGCTTCACCATGGTGTTTAACTTGGTGTTCACGGAAGGTGAGTTTAACGGCAGCACCGTCTCTATGTACGGACGGAATCCGATATTCTCAAAAGTGAGAGAGTTTCCGATAATAGGAGGTACCGGTGCGTTCAGGCTCGCTAGAGGCTATGCACAGGCCGACACTTACTCGATTAGTGGTTTGGATGCCGTGGTCGAGTATAATGTCTTCGTTTCGCACTAA
- the LOC108812753 gene encoding SUN domain-containing protein 3, translating into MQTLLARTRRRVSDHNSSNGMMSFYKVSLSLVFLLWLLLFLSSHGDGRKDVDSVGIPDLVGGRTDETAVPFHDDDAPPLLEPDSLRGTSDLSHNDDITTPSEESEDQEKSVKQEDIINSTDAGSDGSENKDDNDLSIQSETNKTDTEGKDTDFSKQSEMNKTCILNDVEGNDNVHLLKQSQANKTSTVGNDTDTKVNTSLNQSQTNKTDTGDDTENNEILKQNQKMNKTTDPGNGTETNASKADQLSRAVPLGLDEFKSRASHSRNKSLSSQVSGVTHRMEPGGKEYNYASASKGAKVLSSNKEAKGATSILSRDSDKYLRNPCSAEGKYVVIELSEETLVNTIKIANFEHYSSNLKEFELQGTLVYPTDTWVHMGNFTAANVKQEQNFTLVEPKWVRYLKLKFLSHYGSEFYCTLSLVEVYGVDAVERMLEDLISVEDNKKVFNTREGDSEQKEKPVKQQAESSEGDDGSTEREKERETSPENTVAKAESSMASNKVTEPVEEVRRHQPGSRMPGDTVLKILMQKLRSLDVNLSVLERYLEELNTRYGNIFKEMDRETEVREKTIATLRLDVESMKERQERMVSEAEEMKEWRKRVEKEMERAEKENENVSKRVEEVWQRVEWMEKKGLIVFTLCIGFGTIAVIAVLVGIGTRRAEKTGGGAWILLLICSTFIMLVLSL; encoded by the exons ATGCAAACTCTTCTGGCTAGGACTAGACGAAGAGTTTCTGACCACAATTCTTCTAATGGGATGATGAGTTTCTACAaagtctctctttctcttgtttttCTCCTTTGGCTACTTCTCTTCCTCTCCAGCCATGGAGATGGTCGCAAAG ATGTTGACTCTGTTGGAATACCTGATCTTGTTGGTGGTCGGACAGATGAGACGGCTGTGCCTTTCCATGATGATGATGCACCGCCATTACTTGAGCCTGATTCTCTTCGTGGTACTTCTGATCTCAGTCATAACGATGATATAACTACCCCGTCTGAGGAAAGTGAAGACCAAGAAAAGTCTGTGAAGCAAGAAGATATTATCAATAGCACAGATGCTGGGAGTGATGGTTCAGAAAACAAGGACGATAATGATCTTTCGATTCAAAGTGAGACAAACAAGACAGATACGGAAGGCAAAGACACTGACTTTTCCAAGCAAAGCGAGATGAACAAGACATGTATATTGAATGATGTAGAGGGCAATGACAATGTCCACCTTTTGAAGCAAAGTCAGGCGAACAAGACAAGCACAGTGGGGAATGATACAGACACCAAAGTCAATACGTCTTTGAATCAAAGTCAAACGAACAAGACAGACACCGGGGATGATACAGAAAACAATGAGATTCTGAAGCAAAATCAGAAGATGAACAAAACAACAGATCCAGGGAATGGTACAGAGACCAATGCTTCAAAGGCTGATCAACTCTCTCGTGCTGTCCCGCTTGGCCTTGATGAGTTCAAGAGCAGAGCCTCTCACTCCAGAAACAAATCGTTATCAAGTCAAGTCAGCGGTGTGACTCACAGGATGGAGCCTGGAGGGAAAGAGTACAACTATGCATCTGCTTCAAAAGGAGCCAAGGTTCTGTCTTCTAACAAGGAAGCAAAGGGGGCTACGAGCATCCTAAGCCGCGACAGCGACAAGTACCTCAGGAACCCGTGTTCTGCTGAAGGTAAATATGTTGTCATAGAACTTTCAGAGGAAACGTTGGTCAATACCATCAAGATCGCCAACTTCGAGCATTACTCGTCCAACTTAAAAGAGTTTGAGCTTCAAGGCACCTTGGTTTATCCGACTGATACGTGGGTTCACATGGGTAACTTCACAGCTGCGAACGTGAAGCAAGAGCAGAACTTCACACTCGTGGAGCCGAAGTGGGTGAGGTACTTGAAACTGAAATTTCTAAGCCATTATGGTTCGGAATTCTACTGCACGTTGAGTTTAGTAGAGGTGTACGGGGTGGATGCCGTAGAAAGAATGCTGGAGGATTTGATATCTGTGGAAGACAACAAAAAAGTATTCAACACGCGAGAGGGAGATTCTGAGCAGAAGGAGAAGCCTGTAAAGCAGCAAGCAGAGTCCTCTGAAGGCGATGATGGTtcgacagagagagagaaggaacgGGAAACATCACCAGAGAATACAGTAGCAAAAGCTGAATCATCAATGGCTAGTAATAAGGTTACAGAGCCAGTGGAAGAGGTAAGACGTCATCAGCCAGGAAGCAGAATGCCAGGAGACACGGTACTGAAGATACTGATGCAGAAGTTAAGGTCACTGGACGTGAACCTATCAGTTCTAGAGAGATACTTAGAGGAACTGAACACGAGATACGGGAACATATTCAAGGAGATGGACCGCGAAACCGAAGTGAGAGAAAAGACGATTGCGACTTTGAGACTTGACGTGGAAAGTATGAAGGAGAGACAAGAGAGGATGGTGAGTGAAGCAGAGGAGATGAAAGAGTGGAGAAAGAGAGTAGAGAAAGAGATGGAGAGAGCTGAGAAAGAGAATGAAAACGTGAGTAAGAGGGTTGAAGAAGTTTGGCAGAGAGTGGAGTGGATGGAGAAGAAAGGTTTGATAGTGTTCACCTTGTGTATAGGTTTTGGAACTATAGCGGTTATTGCAGTTTTGGTCGGTATAGGGACAAGACGAGCAGAAAAGACCGGTGGTGGGGCTTGGATCTTGTTATTGATTTGCTCAACATTCATTATGCTCGTTCTGTCTCTTTGA